The following nucleotide sequence is from Corynebacterium hindlerae.
AGAAAATTCGCAAGAAAGTCGCGCGCCAGGGTGAGGTCACGTGGACCGCGAGCACCTACGAGCGACTCATCTCGGCAGATCCGGAACCAATGGTGTCGCAGTTCCGGGTCAGCACATCCATGCTGCTCAACGTGCTCTCCCGGCCTGGTGATGGATACGAGCACATGCACAAGTTGCTGCGTGACAATCACGACACCCGGGCCAAGCAGAACAAGGATATTCTCACCGCTATCGAGTTGTTCCGCGGATTGATGGCAGCGGGGATCGTCGAAAAGGCGCCTGCAGGGCGGGACGACGCCGGCCGCCGCTATCACCTGACCCAGGAGTTGCAGCGGGATTTTGCACTCAACCAGCCGCTCGCTCCCTTCGCGCTCGCCGCATTGGAGCTGCTGGACAAAGAGTCCGAAACCTTCGCCTTGGACGTGGTCAGTGTTTTTGAGGCGATTTTGGACGATCCGCGGCAGATCCTCATTGCGCAGCAAAAGGCCGCGCGAGGTGAGGAAATCGCGGCGCTAAAGGCCGAAGGAGTCGATTACACCGAACGCATGGCCATCGTTGAGGACATCACCTGGCCTAAACCTTTGGAAGATTTGCTGGAGGACGCGTACGAGACGTATGCCCAAGGCCATCCGTGGGTCCTTGAGTTCCAGCTGTCGCCGAAGTCCGTGGTGCGCGACATGATCGAGCATGCCATGACGTTCTCCGACCTCGTGTCCACCTATGGCGTGGGCCGTAGTGAAGGCGTGGCGCTGCGCTATCTCACTGACGCTTGGCGTACCCTGCAGCATTCCGTACCGCGGGAATACCTCACCGAGGAGCTTGAGGACATCATCGTCTGGCTTGGCGAGCTCGTGCGCCAGATCGATTCCTCGCTAGTGGATGAGTGGGCGCAGCTGGCAGATCCTGATGCCCCGATTTCGGCTGATACCGTTGCCCGGGAGCTGGCCTTCGGTGTGGAAGATCCTACTGCGCTGTCCGCCAACCCGCGGGCGCTGAAGATCATGATTCGCAATGCCATGTTCCGACTGGTGGAGCTGTTTGCGTACGAGAAGGAAGATGAACTCGCGGAGTTGACGTCCTATCTGGATGAGGTGCCAGATTTCGGCGCCGCGATGGACGATTACTTTGATGAGTACGCGGACCTGGATGTGGGCCCGGCCGCCCGCGGGCCCCAATATTTCACCTTGCGTACCACGGGACGGATGTGGCAAGCGGAACAAATCATCAAGGATCCAAATGATGACAATGCTTTCGCATTCGAGGCGACAATCGACCTCGATGAGTCTGACAAGGACGGTGAAATTCGCTTCGCAACTCTGAACATCCGTCAGAGTTAACCGTAAATTAATTCAATAGGCAGTTATAAAATCCGAGGTAGAACGCTATAAAACTGCAGTTACCCCCGGTTAGAGGGCATTCCTATGTGACTAGTAACTTAAAAAATGTTTAAATTGCAAAAGGAAACTCTGTAACTGAATCGTTATATATGAGAGTTCCGTGGGGTGGAGGTCACCCCTGTGTTCGATCATTTTCGGCAGGAAACCTCCCATCCACTGACCACCATAAGTTTGATGAGGAATACACCATGGCATCTCGCGGATACCGCCCTACCCTGGCACAGCTGCGAACCTTTGTAACGATCGCTGAAACCAAGCACTTTGGCACTGCGGCAGCAAAACTGTCGATTTCACAGCCTTCGCTGTCTCAGGCTCTTGTTGCTTTGGAGTCCGGTCTGGGAGTCCAGCTCATCGAACGCTCCACCCGTCGCGTCATCGTCACCCCGGTGGGTGAAATGCTGCTGCCTGAGGCAAAGGCCACGCTCGACGCCGCTGACAAGTTCCTCATGCACGCCCAGGGCGCGGACGGTTCCCTCTCTGGTCCCCTCACCATCGGCATGATCCCCACGGTTGCCCCATACATCCTCCCGAACTTCCTTCGGCTCATGAAGGAGCAGTTCACCGATCTTGAGCCCCGCATCGTTGAGGCTCAAACCGAGCAGCTCGTCGCCCAGCTCCGCGACGGCCACCTGGACGTCATCCTGTTCGCCATCCCATCCGGCAAGCAAGGGTTGGTTGAGGTGCCGCTCTACACCGAAAAGTTCGTCATCGCGCTACAGGAAGGCCACCCGCTCGCTGGCCGCACTGATCTCGACCTGAACGCATTGAAAGAGCTCAACCTGCTGCTCCTTGACGACGGCCACTGCCTCCGCGACCAAGTTGTGGACCTGTGCCGATTGGCTGACGTTCACCCCACCACCACTCGGTCTGCCGTGGCACAGGCCTCCAGCCTGGCCACCGTCATGCAGTGCGTGGCCGGTGGCATGGGCGCCACACTCATCCCAGAATCCGCGGTGGAGTGGGAAGCTCACCGTCCGGGGATCGCGATCGCAGAATTTTCCCCTAAGGTGCAGGCCGAACGCACGATTGGCCTTGCGTTCCGTTCTTCTTCGCACCGTGCGGAGGAGTTCAAGGAATTCGGCAGCGTGATTGCCAAGGCCTTCGAAGCAGCGCGCTAGTCACCTAGTACTACACTGGTGGGTTAGCTATGAATACCCCACAGTCCCCCACCAAGCGAGAGCTGTACGAGCGCCTCAGTGAGGTCTCTCTCACCGCCGAAGCAGCTTTCCGACGCCGCTTAGCCAAAGCTAAGTCGCCACGCGCTTTCACAGCCATTGCCCGCGATATCGATGAGGCTCAGATTGCGGTGGCAATGCGTCGTGAAGCTGTGCCCACTATCACCTACCCAGAGCAGCTTCCCGTTAGCGCACGTCGCGACGACATTATCTCAGCGATCCGCGACCACCAAGTGGTGATCATCGCTGGTGAAACCGGGTCTGGCAAAACCACGCAGATCCCGAAGATGTGTCTGGAACTCGGTCGCGGCACGCGGGGACTCATTGGGCATACTCAACCCCGCAGGCTCGCCGCGCGCACGGTTGCGGAACGCATCGCCGAGGAACTGGATCAAAAGATCGGCGAGAGCGTTGGCTACGCCATCCGCTTTGATGATCGTGTCTCCGACACCACTTCCGTCAAGTTGATGACAGACGGCATTCTGCTTGCCGAAATGCAGCGCGACCGCCTACTTCGCGCTTATGACACCATCATTATCGATGAGGCGCACGAACGCTCCCTGAACATCGACTTCCTGCTGGGATACCTTAAGGCGCTGCTTCCAAAGCGTCCGGACCTCAAGGTCATCATCACCTCCGCGACGATCGACCCGGAGCGCTTCGCGGAACACTTCACCGAAGCCGATGGCTCCCCTGCTCCCATCATCGAGGTGTCCGGGCGCACCTATCCGGTAGAAATTCGCTATCGGCCGCTGGAAGTCGTGCATGGTGATCGCGTCACGGACATCGACCCCATTGACGGCGTCATCATGGCGCTGGAAGAACTGATGAGCGAAGGCGACGGCGACATCCTCTGTTTCTTCTCCGGCGAACGCGACATCAGGGACGCCATGGAGGCCCTCGACAAGCGTCGCTTCTCCGGGGTCGAGGTCATGCCCCTGTTTGGCCGGCTTTCTAACGAGGAACAGCATCGGGTGTTTGCCCCGCATTCCCGACGACGCATTGTCTTAGCCACCAACATCGCAGAGACCTCGCTGACCGTGCCCGGGATCCACTACGTGGTGGACACGGGCCTGGCCCGCATCTCCCGCTACTCCACCCGGACCAAGGTGCAACGTCTGCCGATCGAGCCCATCTCGCAGGCCAGCGCCAATCAGCGCTCTGGCCGATGTGGCCGTGTCGCTGACGGCATCGCCATTCGGTTGTACTCCGAGGAGGACTTTCTCTCACGGCCGGAGTTCACCGATCCGGAAATTTTGCGTACCAACCTCGCCAGCGTCATCCTGCACATGGCGTCGTTACGCCTGGGCGATATTTCCGAATTCCCCTTTATCCAGCCGCCGGACCCGAAAGCGATCCGTGATGGCCTGCTGCTACTCCACGAATTGGGCGCGATGTCCCAACAAGAGAAGAATGCAGCGCCGGTGTTGACTGATATCGGACGCAAGCTCGCCCGCATTCCCGTCGATCCGCGGTTAGCACGAATGCTGGTGGAGGCGGATCGCAATGGCTGCTTGGACAAGGCGCTGATCATCGTCGCAGCCCTCACCATCCAGGACGTGCGCGAACGCCCTCTCGAACACCAGGCACAAGCTGACCAACTGCACGCCCGCTTTAAAGACACCACCAGCGATTTCCTTAGCTACCTCAAGCTCTGGGACTATCTTTCGGAGCAATCCCGAGACTTATCTGGTAACGCCTTCCGCAAACTGGTTCGCAAGGAATACCTGCACTACCTACGTATCCGGGAATGGCAGGATCTCGTCCGGCAACTCCGCGGGATCACGAAGGATCTCGGCTGGGCAACAGAGACCACACCTATCAACAGTGATGCTCTCCACCAGTCCCTTCTTGCTGGTTTGCTCTCCCACATTGGACAACGGGAAGGTGACTCCAAGGAATTCATGGGTGCCCGCGGCGCTAGGTTCATGGTGTTCCCGGGCTCAGCCCTGGCAAAGAAGCCACCCCAGTTCGTCATGGCTGCGGAGCTGGTGGATACGTCGCGGCTGTGGGCCCGCGACGTGGCAGCGATTGACCCTGCGTGGGTAGAAAAACTCGCCGGTGATCTGCTCCGCCATCAGTATTCGGAACCCCATTGGTCAACGAAGCGTGGCGCTGCCATGGTGTATCAAAAGTCCACGTTGTTCGGGGTGACGATTGTCGTCGATAAGCTTGTGCCCTATCACCGCGTGGACCCGGTGGCCGCGCGAGAGATGTTCATCCGCAACGCGCTCATCGAAGGCCAGTGGAACACCCACCACACGTTCTTCCACCACAATGCACAACAGCTCGCAGAGGCCGCGCGGCTGGAGGAAAAGGCACGCCGTCGCGACCTGGTCGTAGATGAGAACACCTTGTTTGATTTCTACGACAAGAAACTGCCGGAACGCATAACGACGGCCCGTCACTTTGATTCCTGGTGGAAAAGCGAGCGCCAGCGCAACCCCGAACTTCTCAACTTTGATCCAGCGAAACTGCTCAGCGCAGAGGCCGACACTATCGCCGAGGAGCAATTCCCGGACGTTTGGCGCCAGGGCTCACTCGAGTACGAGCTCAAGTACCACTTCGAGCCGGGGCACAAATTCGATGGCGTCACAGTCCATATTCCTATCCCGCTACTCGCAGGCATCACCGATGAAGGCTTCGATTGGCTGGTGCCCGGGCTTCGCCACGAACTGGTCACGGAATTGATCCGCAGTCTGCCAAAACCACTCCGCAGAACCGTTATCCCCGCGCCGGATTTCGCGGCGCGGGCCCTTCCGGAGCTCAAGCCTCACTTTGGGGATCTGCTGCAGCAACTCGCCACAGTCTTGCGTGGATTTGGAGCGATAGGAATTGATCCGAGCGATTTTGCAATCGACAAACTCCCACCGCACCTGCGCATCACCTACGCTGCGATTGACCGACGCGGGAAGATCGTCGACTCCGACAAATCTTTGGCGGCGCTCAAGAGCCGTAGTACGGAGAAAGTTAAGGCCTCCGTCAACAAGGCGGTACGACGTGGAAAGCAAGTGAGCGACACCGCGTTGACGTGGGATAACGACGCTCTTGGGAGCCTCCCTACAGAGGTAGTGACTAAGGTCGATGGTCAGGACATTGTGGCCTACCCTGCCTTAGTGGTGAGCTCGGATGGCGTTGCCGTGCATGCGCTACCAACCCAGGCGGAAGCCGACGCTGCGATGCTCACCGCCACCCTTGCTTTACTGCTCAAGGAGATTCCGACGCCAGGCAAGAACATGCTCAATGGTCTGCCACTGAAACAACGCGTGGGAGTAGAGCACTATCCGCACGGGAAAATGACCGGCCTGTTGGAGGACGCAAAGGTTGCGGCGGTGCGCGATCTGCTGCTGGCCCACGGCGGCCCCGTTCGTTCACCGGAGGCTTTTGCTGACCTGGTAACGAAGATCAAGCCGGAGGTGCCCGGAAAAGTCCGTGCGACAGTGGTCACGCTGGCACCGGCGCTGGTGGATTATTTGGCGGTAAAAGATGAGCTAGACCAGTGGACTGGCGAGGCTATCGACGACATGCGAGAGCAGCTAGCGTTCTTGCTGCCGCAGCACGCCATTAGCATTCATGGGATGGACCATCTGCGTCACTTGCCCCGGTATCTGCGGGCGATGCTTATTCGTCTGGATGCGATGGACAGGGATCCCGACCGGGATGCGGATCTGCAGGATGAAGTCACTGCCTGCCAGGACTTGCTGAAGCAGAAGCTCCGTAGTTTGCCTCGAGGCAGGGAAAAGACTGCTGCAGTCAAGGATATTAATTGGCAGCTGCAGGAGTTGCGGGTTAGCTTGTTCGCTCAGCAACTGGGAACCGCGCATTCGGTGTCGGTGCGCCGGATCGAGAAGGCGATCGCTAAGTTACGGTAGCGGGAGCTAAGCGTTTCGGGCTCGACGACGCATGAGACGAATTTCGGACTCAAAATCGTCTGCGCTTTCGAAGGACTTATACACCGAGGCGAAGCGCAGGTAGGCCACCTCGTCCAGTTCTCGGAGCGGTTCCAAGATGGCTAGGCCAATGTCGTTAGCGTTGATTTGACTGCTGCCGTGGCTGCGTACCGACTCTTCTACTTCTTGAGCTAGTCGCTTAAGGGCATCGTCGGACACGTCGCGTCCCTGGCATGCTCGTCTCACACCAGTGATGACTTTTTCACGACTAAACGGTTCCGTCACACCGTTTCGCTTAACAACCAAGAGCACCGCCTTTTCTACGGTGGTGAACCGGCCCTCGCATTGAGAGCATTCTCTTCTACGCCGAATTGCGGCGCCGCCATCGATGACGCGGGAATCAATCACGCGGGATGTCGTGTGATGGCAAAAAGGACAGTACATAGGATCAGGTACGCTCCGGGCAATAGTCGTGGCGGGAACGTTTCTGATTCTAGTGCCCTTACTTCACATTCATGGAAGCGAAGTGCGTGGTGCCCGTGGCTGGCGTTACTACGTCATCAGCCGGATCTACCGCCAGCATTCCAATCACAGCGGTGAGCCCTAAGACCGCGCCCATTGCTAGCTGCCCAAGAGCAAACCGACGCGGGGAAGCGCTGCGCCGAGTGCTAGTCACTCCCTGTGGCAGTAGCGCGCGCCCTTGAACAACGCGAGTATGGCTCGCTGTAAACCGGGAATCTCCCCCATTCCAGGTTGCCGCAGGAGGTACTACCGCGTGAGACGCGAAGCTGTTGTGAGCGTAAGAGCGTGGAGTGCTGACGGTGGTCATCGGGTCTACCTTCCTTTCTTAGTGGACTGGTTGTGCACTCTAGGAGATCGTGCCGACACGGCAGCCCTCCCTCGAAGCATTTTTCATAGCCCACATGTTCGAAATTCGTTGCTATGTTCGATTTGTAGCACGATCATTTTCGAATGTCTAGCGTTGGCCCACATTTTCGAAAGAAATTTTTTCTCAACACTCGAAAATTAACATGACACCACGTGTTTTAGCTGGTACTGTGTGTGGCAACAACACAGCCACTACCATTATTCGAAAACAACAACGTCCGTTCCTAAGTTAATTTTCGAACAAGCACCATAAGGGACTTACCATGTCACCAGCTAAGAAAAATTCGCCACAGCCGAAGCTCACCGAACGCCAGCGACGAATCCTAGAAGTTATCCGCGATGCCGTGGTACTTCGGGGCTACCCTCCGAGCATTCGCGAGATTGGCGACGCCGTAGATCTGCAGTCCACCTCCTCTGTGGCATATCAGCTACGCCAGCTTGAGGAAAAAGGCTTCTTGCGCCGAGACCCCAACAAGCCACGCGCGGTAGATGTCCGCCACCTACCGGAGGTCACTAAGTCAAAGGCCGGTCCAAAGCCTGGGCGAAAGAAGCAAGTGGAAACCCCGGCCCCTTCGGAGGCGGTAGCTACCAACTTTATCCCGGTTGTGGGCAGCATTGCCGCCGGCAATCCCATTCTTGCCGAGCAGAACATCGAGGAGTACTACCCGCTGCCCGCCGACATTGTTGGCGACGGCGAGCTGTTTATGCTGCAAGTGGTCGGCGAATCCATGCGAGATGCAGGCATCCTCAACGGAGACTGGGTTGTTGTCCGTTCCCAACCAGTTGCAGAGGAGGGTGAATTTGTTGCAGCCATGATCGACGGCGAGGCAACGGTCAAAGAGTTCCACTCAGACTCCACTGGTGTCTGGCTCCTTCCCCACAACGATGCCTTCTCCCCAATCCCTGCCGAGCATGCGGAAATCATGGGAAAGGTGGTCTCCGTCCTGCGCAAGTTGTAGCTAGGGGCCTGCTATGGGGTAACCACAACCAGGCATTGTTTCCATTACAAAACTTTCCTCCTCCCAAATCGGGGGTAGTTTCGGTAGCTTTTGCGACACATTTTGTTTGCTTTGCCCGATCGGACACCAACTTTGTGGGATACTGGACTGGATTTATTCAGATACTCTGCAACAACAGTGACTCCAGTTATAACCGAATGCTGGGGTCACGTTTTAGTGTGGTACACCGCTGCTTTATCCCTAGGAGTATGAATGTACGCAGAAGAACGCCGCCGCCAGATTGCGTCCCTCACCGCTATTGAAGGCCGCGTCAATGTCACCGACCTGGCGCAACGTTTCGATGTCACCGCCGAGACGGTACGACGCGACCTCGCCGTACTCGCTCACGAAGGAATCATCCACCGCGTCCACGGTGGTGCAGTAGCCACCCAA
It contains:
- a CDS encoding DEAD/DEAH box helicase; protein product: MNLSQMLPDLSEVPESLFDESIFDSFLSWTRDKGISLYPAQEEAALGILAGDNVILATPTGSGKSMVAIAAHFIAMARGQRSFYTAPIKALVSEKFFSLCEIFGPENVGMMTGDATVNGRAPIICATAEIVANIALRDGAESDIDQVVMDEFHYYSEPDRGWAWQVPLLELPKAQFLLMSATLGDTTFLEKDLHRRTGRTSNVVSGAERPVPLEFSYVYSPVHETIEDLLKSGKAPIYVVHFTQREATERAQALTSMTFLNAEEKERIAAEIGDFRFTTAFGKTLSRLVRKGIGVHHAGMLPKYRRLVEKLAQTGLLKVICGTDTLGVGINVPIRTVLMTGLTKFDGAKMRMLKSREFHQIAGRAGRAGFDTVGTVVIEAPEHEIENYRLRQKAGTDPAKLKKIRKKVARQGEVTWTASTYERLISADPEPMVSQFRVSTSMLLNVLSRPGDGYEHMHKLLRDNHDTRAKQNKDILTAIELFRGLMAAGIVEKAPAGRDDAGRRYHLTQELQRDFALNQPLAPFALAALELLDKESETFALDVVSVFEAILDDPRQILIAQQKAARGEEIAALKAEGVDYTERMAIVEDITWPKPLEDLLEDAYETYAQGHPWVLEFQLSPKSVVRDMIEHAMTFSDLVSTYGVGRSEGVALRYLTDAWRTLQHSVPREYLTEELEDIIVWLGELVRQIDSSLVDEWAQLADPDAPISADTVARELAFGVEDPTALSANPRALKIMIRNAMFRLVELFAYEKEDELAELTSYLDEVPDFGAAMDDYFDEYADLDVGPAARGPQYFTLRTTGRMWQAEQIIKDPNDDNAFAFEATIDLDESDKDGEIRFATLNIRQS
- the hrpA gene encoding ATP-dependent RNA helicase HrpA, which produces MNTPQSPTKRELYERLSEVSLTAEAAFRRRLAKAKSPRAFTAIARDIDEAQIAVAMRREAVPTITYPEQLPVSARRDDIISAIRDHQVVIIAGETGSGKTTQIPKMCLELGRGTRGLIGHTQPRRLAARTVAERIAEELDQKIGESVGYAIRFDDRVSDTTSVKLMTDGILLAEMQRDRLLRAYDTIIIDEAHERSLNIDFLLGYLKALLPKRPDLKVIITSATIDPERFAEHFTEADGSPAPIIEVSGRTYPVEIRYRPLEVVHGDRVTDIDPIDGVIMALEELMSEGDGDILCFFSGERDIRDAMEALDKRRFSGVEVMPLFGRLSNEEQHRVFAPHSRRRIVLATNIAETSLTVPGIHYVVDTGLARISRYSTRTKVQRLPIEPISQASANQRSGRCGRVADGIAIRLYSEEDFLSRPEFTDPEILRTNLASVILHMASLRLGDISEFPFIQPPDPKAIRDGLLLLHELGAMSQQEKNAAPVLTDIGRKLARIPVDPRLARMLVEADRNGCLDKALIIVAALTIQDVRERPLEHQAQADQLHARFKDTTSDFLSYLKLWDYLSEQSRDLSGNAFRKLVRKEYLHYLRIREWQDLVRQLRGITKDLGWATETTPINSDALHQSLLAGLLSHIGQREGDSKEFMGARGARFMVFPGSALAKKPPQFVMAAELVDTSRLWARDVAAIDPAWVEKLAGDLLRHQYSEPHWSTKRGAAMVYQKSTLFGVTIVVDKLVPYHRVDPVAAREMFIRNALIEGQWNTHHTFFHHNAQQLAEAARLEEKARRRDLVVDENTLFDFYDKKLPERITTARHFDSWWKSERQRNPELLNFDPAKLLSAEADTIAEEQFPDVWRQGSLEYELKYHFEPGHKFDGVTVHIPIPLLAGITDEGFDWLVPGLRHELVTELIRSLPKPLRRTVIPAPDFAARALPELKPHFGDLLQQLATVLRGFGAIGIDPSDFAIDKLPPHLRITYAAIDRRGKIVDSDKSLAALKSRSTEKVKASVNKAVRRGKQVSDTALTWDNDALGSLPTEVVTKVDGQDIVAYPALVVSSDGVAVHALPTQAEADAAMLTATLALLLKEIPTPGKNMLNGLPLKQRVGVEHYPHGKMTGLLEDAKVAAVRDLLLAHGGPVRSPEAFADLVTKIKPEVPGKVRATVVTLAPALVDYLAVKDELDQWTGEAIDDMREQLAFLLPQHAISIHGMDHLRHLPRYLRAMLIRLDAMDRDPDRDADLQDEVTACQDLLKQKLRSLPRGREKTAAVKDINWQLQELRVSLFAQQLGTAHSVSVRRIEKAIAKLR
- a CDS encoding LysR substrate-binding domain-containing protein, whose translation is MASRGYRPTLAQLRTFVTIAETKHFGTAAAKLSISQPSLSQALVALESGLGVQLIERSTRRVIVTPVGEMLLPEAKATLDAADKFLMHAQGADGSLSGPLTIGMIPTVAPYILPNFLRLMKEQFTDLEPRIVEAQTEQLVAQLRDGHLDVILFAIPSGKQGLVEVPLYTEKFVIALQEGHPLAGRTDLDLNALKELNLLLLDDGHCLRDQVVDLCRLADVHPTTTRSAVAQASSLATVMQCVAGGMGATLIPESAVEWEAHRPGIAIAEFSPKVQAERTIGLAFRSSSHRAEEFKEFGSVIAKAFEAAR
- the nrdR gene encoding transcriptional regulator NrdR, with product MYCPFCHHTTSRVIDSRVIDGGAAIRRRRECSQCEGRFTTVEKAVLLVVKRNGVTEPFSREKVITGVRRACQGRDVSDDALKRLAQEVEESVRSHGSSQINANDIGLAILEPLRELDEVAYLRFASVYKSFESADDFESEIRLMRRRARNA
- the lexA gene encoding transcriptional repressor LexA; this translates as MSPAKKNSPQPKLTERQRRILEVIRDAVVLRGYPPSIREIGDAVDLQSTSSVAYQLRQLEEKGFLRRDPNKPRAVDVRHLPEVTKSKAGPKPGRKKQVETPAPSEAVATNFIPVVGSIAAGNPILAEQNIEEYYPLPADIVGDGELFMLQVVGESMRDAGILNGDWVVVRSQPVAEEGEFVAAMIDGEATVKEFHSDSTGVWLLPHNDAFSPIPAEHAEIMGKVVSVLRKL